One region of Microbacterium rhizosphaerae genomic DNA includes:
- a CDS encoding lactonase family protein translates to MRFLTGGYTADMDGAGSGIGMLFAGAPDDALAGGPLGFAGTVATADSPSWVARHPSLDVVYASLEGTGAVQGFRRTGEQSFVALGEPVPTGRLNCHVVVSPDASYLVAACWGDGRVVRVGLDAAGRPGAASIAPAAVDPYGPDAPPRDADGTDGGIDLAAAARALREVAGEYAYLIPGGDGEEEAAQALTHAEAEPQDADARVSRAHEAMFLPGGLVVTTDLGYDLVRFWRATPEGLRPVQQVVLPKGSGPRHMVRHPSGHVYVITELSHEVFVLGASREGVWSVVGGTSIAPGVLPTDTGAELALSHDAAFLYAGVRGTNTIGTLRVRGSGESLEPVALVEAGVDWPRHHLVVRDTLLVAGQKSDDVASLTLDTRTGVPGKVRHRTAVPSPTCLVALP, encoded by the coding sequence ATGAGGTTCCTGACGGGCGGCTACACCGCCGACATGGACGGAGCGGGCTCCGGAATCGGGATGCTGTTCGCCGGCGCTCCGGATGACGCCCTGGCGGGCGGACCCCTCGGCTTCGCCGGCACGGTCGCGACGGCCGATTCGCCGTCGTGGGTGGCGCGACATCCGTCGCTCGACGTCGTCTACGCGTCGCTCGAGGGCACGGGGGCGGTGCAGGGCTTCCGCCGGACCGGCGAGCAGAGCTTCGTCGCGCTGGGCGAGCCGGTTCCGACCGGCCGGCTGAACTGCCACGTCGTCGTGTCTCCGGATGCGTCGTACCTCGTCGCGGCGTGCTGGGGCGACGGACGCGTGGTCCGTGTGGGTCTGGATGCCGCGGGCCGGCCGGGCGCGGCATCCATCGCTCCCGCCGCTGTCGATCCCTACGGTCCCGACGCGCCGCCGAGGGATGCGGACGGCACGGACGGCGGCATCGACCTCGCCGCCGCGGCCCGCGCTCTGCGCGAGGTCGCGGGCGAATACGCGTACCTGATCCCGGGCGGCGACGGTGAGGAGGAGGCGGCGCAGGCGCTGACGCATGCCGAGGCCGAGCCGCAGGACGCCGACGCGCGCGTCTCGCGGGCGCACGAGGCGATGTTCCTGCCCGGCGGGCTCGTGGTCACGACCGACCTCGGTTACGACCTCGTCCGGTTCTGGCGTGCGACGCCCGAGGGGCTCCGCCCCGTGCAGCAGGTCGTTCTGCCGAAGGGCAGCGGCCCGCGGCACATGGTGCGCCACCCCAGCGGCCACGTGTACGTCATCACCGAGCTGTCGCACGAGGTGTTCGTCCTCGGCGCCTCGCGCGAGGGCGTCTGGAGCGTCGTGGGCGGCACGTCCATCGCGCCCGGGGTCCTGCCGACCGACACGGGCGCCGAGCTCGCGCTGTCGCACGACGCCGCGTTCCTGTACGCCGGAGTGCGCGGCACGAACACGATCGGAACGCTGCGCGTGCGCGGCTCGGGCGAATCGCTCGAACCTGTCGCACTCGTCGAGGCCGGGGTGGATTGGCCGCGCCACCACCTCGTGGTGCGCGACACCCTGCTCGTCGCGGGTCAGAAGTCGGACGACGTCGCCTCGCTCACCCTCGATACGCGCACCGGGGTCCCGGGCAAGGTGCGGCACCGGACTGCTGTCCCGTCGCCGACCTGCCTCGTCGCCCTGCCGTGA
- a CDS encoding adenylosuccinate synthase has translation MPGIVIIGVQWGDEGKGKATDLLGDRTDWVVKFNGGNNAGHTVVIGDEKYALHLLPSGILTPGVNPVIGNGVVVDLEVLFNELEALNARGLDTSRLRISANAHIITQYHRTLDKVTERFLGKRQIGTTGRGIGPAYADKINRVGIRVQDLFDENILRQKVEGALDQKNHMLVKVFNRRAITCDEIVDDLLSYTERLAPMVADTSLLLNDALDAGEVVVFEGGQATMLDVDHGTYPFVTSSSATAGGAATGSGVGPNRLDRIVGIVKAYTTRVGSGPFPTELFDESGDWLRSRGFEFGTTTGRPRRVGWYDAPVTRYATRINGITDLVLTKLDILTGLDRIPVCVAYDVDGVRFDEMPVNQTDFHHAKPIYEYLPGWKADISGARTFDELPVEAQEYILALEAMSGTRISVVGVGPARDEVVVRHDLV, from the coding sequence ATGCCAGGAATCGTGATCATCGGAGTCCAGTGGGGGGACGAGGGGAAAGGCAAGGCCACCGACCTCCTCGGCGACCGCACCGACTGGGTGGTCAAGTTCAACGGCGGCAACAACGCAGGGCACACGGTCGTCATCGGTGACGAGAAGTACGCCCTGCACCTGCTGCCGAGCGGCATCCTGACCCCCGGAGTCAACCCGGTGATCGGCAACGGCGTCGTCGTCGACCTCGAGGTGCTCTTCAACGAGCTCGAGGCGCTGAACGCCCGCGGCCTCGACACGTCGCGCTTGCGGATCAGCGCCAACGCGCACATCATCACGCAGTACCACCGGACACTCGACAAGGTGACCGAACGCTTCCTCGGCAAGCGGCAGATCGGCACGACCGGGCGCGGCATCGGCCCGGCCTACGCGGACAAGATCAACCGCGTCGGTATCCGGGTGCAGGACCTCTTCGACGAGAACATCCTTCGGCAGAAGGTCGAGGGTGCCCTCGATCAGAAGAACCACATGCTCGTGAAGGTCTTCAACCGCCGCGCGATCACGTGCGACGAGATCGTCGACGACCTCCTGTCGTACACCGAGCGCCTCGCGCCGATGGTCGCCGACACGTCGCTGCTGCTCAACGACGCGCTCGACGCCGGAGAGGTCGTCGTCTTCGAGGGCGGACAGGCCACGATGCTGGACGTCGACCACGGCACGTACCCCTTCGTGACGTCCTCGTCCGCGACCGCGGGCGGCGCTGCCACCGGCTCCGGCGTGGGTCCGAACCGCCTCGACCGCATCGTGGGCATCGTCAAGGCCTACACGACGCGCGTCGGCTCCGGCCCGTTCCCGACGGAGCTGTTCGACGAGAGCGGCGACTGGCTGCGCTCGCGGGGCTTCGAGTTCGGCACGACGACCGGCCGACCCCGTCGCGTCGGCTGGTACGACGCTCCGGTCACGCGCTACGCCACGCGGATCAACGGCATCACCGACCTCGTGCTCACGAAGCTCGACATCCTGACGGGGCTCGACCGCATCCCGGTGTGCGTCGCGTACGACGTCGACGGCGTGCGCTTCGACGAGATGCCGGTCAACCAGACCGACTTCCACCACGCGAAGCCGATCTACGAGTACCTGCCCGGTTGGAAGGCCGACATCTCGGGCGCCCGCACCTTCGACGAGCTGCCGGTCGAGGCGCAGGAGTACATCCTCGCCCTCGAGGCGATGAGCGGCACCCGCATCTCGGTCGTCGGCGTCGGCCCTGCGCGCGACGAAGTCGTCGTGCGCCACGATCTCGTATGA
- a CDS encoding Pr6Pr family membrane protein, giving the protein MLQTTAWARAWTIARMAGALLILIGVAAQAAKTFSGALEKHQDVATVIVNFFSFFTVLSNCGACIVLAWAAVWFWTRAKDAGPEPRGLGLALASVSTYMIVTGIVYNLLLRGIALPQGTTVWWSNEILHVVGPLFLLLDVFLGPRRRCLGWGAIGVVLIFPLAWVAYTLIRGELVVNPVTGEHWWYPYPFLNPHLGGYPSVWPYVVGIAVALGVVAAGVVWVSRRRGRAASPDDQSVGSPALASS; this is encoded by the coding sequence ATGCTGCAGACCACGGCGTGGGCGCGGGCGTGGACGATCGCCCGTATGGCAGGCGCCCTGCTCATCCTCATCGGAGTCGCCGCCCAGGCGGCGAAGACGTTCAGCGGGGCGCTCGAGAAGCACCAGGACGTGGCCACCGTCATCGTCAACTTCTTCAGCTTCTTCACGGTCCTGTCCAACTGCGGCGCGTGCATCGTGCTGGCCTGGGCGGCGGTCTGGTTCTGGACTCGGGCGAAGGATGCCGGTCCCGAGCCGCGCGGTCTCGGCCTCGCCCTCGCGTCGGTCTCGACCTACATGATCGTCACGGGAATCGTGTACAACCTTCTGCTGCGGGGCATTGCGCTCCCGCAGGGGACGACCGTGTGGTGGTCGAATGAGATCCTGCACGTCGTCGGGCCGCTGTTCCTGCTGCTCGACGTGTTCCTCGGCCCGCGACGCCGATGCCTCGGCTGGGGGGCGATCGGCGTCGTGCTGATCTTCCCGCTCGCCTGGGTGGCGTACACGCTGATCCGCGGCGAGCTCGTCGTCAACCCCGTGACGGGCGAGCACTGGTGGTACCCGTATCCGTTCCTGAACCCGCACCTGGGCGGCTATCCCTCGGTCTGGCCTTATGTCGTCGGCATCGCCGTGGCGCTCGGCGTGGTCGCGGCCGGTGTGGTCTGGGTGAGCCGGCGGCGCGGTCGCGCAGCATCCCCGGACGATCAGTCCGTCGGCAGTCCGGCCCTCGCCAGCAGCTGA
- a CDS encoding (deoxy)nucleoside triphosphate pyrophosphohydrolase, whose translation MGQIEVVGAVLVDDGRVLAARRGPQMDLPGMWEFPGGKVEAGETPQEALRRELIEELRCTVEVGDHVESTTHGHVVLTTYFCRLVDGMPEPTEHSELRWVPPHELGDLEWAPADLPAVQLLARAGLPTD comes from the coding sequence GTGGGGCAGATCGAGGTGGTCGGCGCGGTGCTCGTCGACGACGGACGTGTCCTGGCCGCGCGGCGCGGGCCGCAGATGGACCTGCCCGGGATGTGGGAGTTCCCCGGCGGCAAGGTCGAAGCGGGCGAGACGCCCCAGGAGGCGCTCCGCCGCGAGCTCATCGAGGAGCTGCGGTGCACCGTCGAGGTCGGCGACCACGTCGAGTCGACGACCCACGGTCACGTGGTCCTGACGACCTACTTCTGCCGGCTCGTCGACGGCATGCCGGAGCCGACCGAGCACTCGGAGCTCCGGTGGGTCCCGCCGCACGAGCTGGGCGACCTGGAGTGGGCGCCCGCCGACCTCCCCGCGGTTCAGCTGCTGGCGAGGGCCGGACTGCCGACGGACTGA
- the argG gene encoding argininosuccinate synthase: protein MSKVLQSLPIGERVGIAFSGGLDTSVAVAWMRDKGAVPYTYTGDLGQYDEDDIASIPDRALQYGAEASRLVDCKTALVEEGFVALSCGAFHIRSGGRTYFNTTPLGRAVTGTLLVRAMKDDGVDIWGDGSTYKGNDIERFYRYGLLANPALRVYKPWLDADFVTELGGRQEMSEWLVAHGFPYRDSAEKAYSTDANIWGATHEAKTLEHLDVSLETVDPIMGVRFWDPSVEIATEDVTVTFESGRPVAINGVEFADPVELVREANAIGGRHGLGMSDQIENRIIEAKSRGIYEAPAMALLFIAYERLLNGILNEDTLATYHEQGRRLGRLMYEGRWLEPQSLMLRESIQKWVGSAISGSVTLRLRRGEDYSILDTSGPGLSYHPEKLSMERVGDAAFGPTDRIGQLTMRNLDIADSRARLEQYAGLGLIGGATGALVGRLEKGASSEITEGEDASALAEAVEEASESAAFDTGTD, encoded by the coding sequence ATGTCGAAGGTCCTCCAGTCCCTGCCCATCGGCGAGCGCGTCGGCATCGCCTTCTCGGGGGGTCTCGACACCTCGGTCGCGGTCGCCTGGATGCGCGACAAGGGCGCCGTGCCGTACACCTACACCGGCGATCTCGGCCAGTACGACGAGGACGACATCGCGTCGATCCCCGACCGCGCACTGCAGTACGGGGCGGAGGCCTCGCGACTCGTCGACTGCAAGACGGCACTCGTCGAGGAGGGCTTCGTCGCCCTGTCGTGCGGCGCGTTCCACATCCGCAGCGGCGGCCGCACCTACTTCAACACGACGCCGCTGGGACGCGCCGTCACCGGCACACTGCTCGTGCGCGCCATGAAGGACGACGGCGTGGACATCTGGGGAGACGGCTCGACGTACAAGGGCAACGACATCGAGCGGTTCTACCGCTACGGCCTGCTCGCCAATCCCGCGCTGCGCGTCTACAAGCCCTGGCTGGATGCCGACTTCGTGACCGAGCTCGGCGGCCGCCAGGAGATGAGCGAGTGGCTCGTCGCGCACGGCTTCCCGTACCGCGACTCCGCGGAGAAGGCCTACTCCACCGACGCGAACATCTGGGGGGCGACGCACGAGGCCAAGACCCTCGAGCACCTCGACGTCTCGCTCGAGACCGTCGACCCGATAATGGGCGTGCGCTTCTGGGACCCGAGCGTCGAGATCGCGACCGAGGATGTGACCGTCACGTTCGAGTCCGGCCGCCCGGTCGCGATCAACGGCGTCGAGTTCGCGGATCCGGTCGAGCTCGTGCGCGAGGCCAACGCCATCGGCGGACGCCACGGCCTCGGCATGAGCGACCAGATCGAGAACCGGATCATCGAGGCGAAGAGCCGCGGCATCTACGAGGCTCCCGCGATGGCACTGCTGTTCATCGCGTACGAGCGACTGCTCAACGGCATCCTGAACGAGGACACCCTCGCGACCTATCACGAGCAGGGCCGCCGTCTCGGCCGCCTGATGTACGAGGGCCGCTGGCTCGAGCCGCAGTCGCTGATGCTGCGCGAGTCGATCCAGAAGTGGGTCGGCTCCGCGATCTCCGGCTCGGTGACCCTGCGCCTGCGCCGGGGCGAGGACTACTCGATCCTCGACACGAGCGGTCCGGGCCTCTCGTACCACCCCGAGAAGCTCTCGATGGAGCGCGTCGGCGATGCGGCCTTCGGCCCGACCGACCGCATCGGGCAGCTCACGATGCGCAACCTCGACATCGCCGACTCGCGCGCGCGCCTGGAGCAGTACGCGGGCCTCGGCCTCATCGGCGGCGCCACCGGCGCGCTGGTGGGTCGCCTGGAGAAGGGCGCATCGTCGGAGATCACCGAGGGCGAGGATGCCTCGGCCCTCGCCGAGGCGGTCGAAGAGGCATCGGAATCCGCGGCCTTCGACACCGGCACCGACTGA